Genomic DNA from Halorussus rarus:
GCGGTCACGTTCCTCCCCGCGCTGCTGGAGCGGGACTACGACATCCCGATGGACGCCGGGCTCACGCTCTGGATCACGGCCGCGGTGTTCCTCCACGCGCTGGGGACGGTCGGCCCGTACCGCGACCCGACGCTCTGGTGGTGGGACCACATGACCCACGCGCTCTCGTCGTCGCTCGTGGCGGCCATCGGCTACGCGACGACCCGCGCCATCGACGAGCACACCGAGGACGTCTACCTCCCGCCGCGGTTCACGTTCGTGTTCATCCTCCTGTTCGTCGTGGCGTTCGGCGTCGTCTGGGAGGTCATTGAGTTCGGCGTCGGCGGCCTCGCGACCGCGCTCGGCAGCGACAAGATACTCACCCAGTACGGCCTGGAGGACACGATGAAGGACCTCCTGTTCGACACGGTCGGCGGCGTCGTGGTCGCGTTCTGGGGCGCGGCCTACCTCTCGGACGTGGTGGGCGCGCTCACCGACCGCCTCGACGGTCGGCGGCGACGCGCCGACTGAGCTGCGACACGCCGCCGCGTCCGCCGCGAGCGCTCTCAGCCGCTTCGGCGGCCGGATGGCTTTATGGCACTCTACGTGGTAGGCGTGACGCGCCATGGTGTTCAAGAAGATAACGCTCATCGGGACGAGCGACGAGAGCTTCGACGCGGCCGCCGACGACGCTATCGACCGCGCGGAGCAGACGCTGGACAACGTCAAGTGGATCGAGGTCGACGAACTCGGTGTCGAACTCGCGCGGGCGCCCGACCGACAGTACCAGGCCGAAGTGACGGTCGCCTTCGAACTGGAGGAACCGGGGAGCTAGGCGGATCGGGGGTCGACGTACAGGGCACAGCCCTTTCGGGGTAGTCGGACTGGCGGTCCCCGGCGCGGTCCCCGACTCTGCGCTCGACCGGGCGGCCGCACGGGGCGTCCGGGACGTGTTGGTCCCGGCTTCGCAGATAAACCCTCGCGCGAAGACGTTCGGCGCTCGGCGTCAGGATTAACATCCCGGGCGCGAAACTGAGTGGTATGAGCACCGACACCGCACCCGACGACGCCGGGCCCGAGATCGAGGTGACGGA
This window encodes:
- a CDS encoding dodecin, which gives rise to MVFKKITLIGTSDESFDAAADDAIDRAEQTLDNVKWIEVDELGVELARAPDRQYQAEVTVAFELEEPGS